In Paracoccaceae bacterium Fryx2, a single genomic region encodes these proteins:
- a CDS encoding outer membrane protein transport protein translates to MTGLLRYKFNENFSVHGGLRASRASANIDLRGLAYGPSNGYSVDLANDLGLGYVLGVAYERPEIALRVALTYNSVVKHDFDTVETLNGATIGTETTNVKTPQTVNLDFQTGIAKDTLLFGQVRWADWSNFRLDPTTFVARSPDGTGLISLEDTVTYTLGVGRKFNDTWSGAASVTYEKELNPLVSPLAPTNGRLGITLAAIYTRDNMKITTGINYTSLGDANPETGNNPDVARANMTGNSALGIGVKVGFTF, encoded by the coding sequence CTGACCGGCCTGCTGCGCTACAAGTTCAACGAGAATTTCAGCGTTCACGGTGGCCTGCGCGCCTCGCGCGCGAGCGCCAACATTGACCTGCGCGGGTTGGCCTATGGACCGTCGAACGGCTATTCCGTCGATCTGGCGAATGATCTCGGCCTCGGCTATGTGCTGGGCGTCGCCTACGAGCGGCCCGAGATCGCCCTGCGTGTGGCGTTGACCTACAACTCGGTGGTCAAGCACGACTTCGACACGGTTGAAACCCTGAACGGCGCCACCATCGGCACCGAAACGACCAATGTGAAGACGCCGCAAACAGTGAACCTCGATTTCCAGACCGGGATCGCCAAGGACACGCTGCTTTTCGGTCAGGTCCGCTGGGCGGACTGGAGCAATTTCCGGCTTGATCCTACGACCTTCGTCGCGCGGTCACCGGACGGCACGGGCTTGATCAGCCTAGAGGACACCGTAACCTACACCCTTGGCGTCGGGCGCAAGTTCAATGACACTTGGTCGGGCGCGGCTTCGGTCACCTACGAGAAAGAGCTCAATCCGCTGGTCTCGCCGCTGGCCCCGACCAACGGGCGTCTGGGCATCACGCTGGCCGCGATCTACACCCGCGACAACATGAAGATCACCACCGGGATCAACTACACCAGTCTGGGCGATGCCAATCCTGAAACCGGCAACAATCCGGATGTGGCCCGCGCCAACATGACCGGCAACTCGGCGCTCGGCATCGGCGTGAAGGTCGGCTTCACCTTCTGA